In Streptomyces sp. NBC_00704, a genomic segment contains:
- a CDS encoding M1 family metallopeptidase, whose product MPRSVRLVTVAALVAGGLVLVACDGGPPQGARGGSGGSRGAAGVGDPYFPKAGNGGYDVTHYGLTLSYVPDGSRLRGTAVVTARATQDLSAFDLDLLGMEVEEVRVEGAVARFRREGQELVVRPSEALADGEVFEVRVRYSGSPVTITDADRSREGWLRTADGVLALGEPTGSMAWFPGAHHPSDKASYDVAVTVPKGLTAVSNGELRGRRTGADGRTTFLWHTAEPMASYAATLAIGRFTVTTSVLGGGLPAYVAVDPSQAAASRAVLARLPEVMGWARDSFGPYPFSSVGAIVDRPGDAGYALETQNRPVFPGAPGMETFVHEIAHQWFGVSVTPGSWRDMWLSEGLATYAEWLWTEDEGGATAEETFRELYDHGADVYEDLWDFPPAKPPGAAHISDAPVYQRGAMVVHRVRQALHDDDAFYDLLRGWAAARRHGNARTEDFTAFVEKRAPDVDFDGIWSQWLYGEGRPPRP is encoded by the coding sequence GTGCCCCGATCCGTACGTCTTGTCACGGTTGCCGCGCTGGTGGCGGGAGGTCTCGTCCTGGTCGCGTGCGACGGCGGTCCGCCGCAGGGCGCGAGGGGCGGTTCCGGTGGTTCCCGGGGCGCGGCGGGCGTCGGCGATCCGTATTTCCCGAAGGCGGGCAACGGCGGGTACGACGTCACGCACTACGGCCTCACGCTGTCTTACGTCCCCGACGGCAGCCGTCTCAGGGGGACGGCGGTGGTCACGGCCCGGGCGACGCAGGACCTGTCCGCGTTCGATCTCGATCTGCTGGGCATGGAGGTCGAGGAGGTGCGGGTCGAGGGGGCGGTCGCGCGGTTCCGCCGGGAGGGCCAGGAACTCGTCGTCCGCCCGTCCGAGGCGCTCGCCGACGGCGAGGTGTTCGAGGTGCGGGTCCGCTATTCGGGCAGCCCGGTCACGATCACCGATGCGGACCGTTCCCGGGAGGGCTGGCTGCGCACGGCGGACGGTGTGCTGGCGCTGGGGGAGCCGACCGGTTCGATGGCCTGGTTCCCGGGCGCGCATCACCCGTCCGACAAGGCGTCGTACGACGTCGCCGTCACCGTCCCGAAGGGGCTGACGGCGGTGTCCAACGGTGAGCTGCGCGGCCGGCGCACGGGGGCGGACGGGCGGACGACGTTCCTGTGGCACACGGCGGAGCCGATGGCGAGTTACGCGGCGACGCTGGCGATCGGCCGTTTCACCGTGACCACGTCCGTGCTGGGGGGCGGCCTGCCGGCGTATGTGGCGGTCGATCCCTCGCAGGCGGCGGCGAGTCGTGCGGTGCTGGCCCGGCTTCCCGAGGTCATGGGCTGGGCGCGGGACAGCTTCGGGCCGTACCCCTTCTCCTCGGTGGGGGCGATCGTGGACCGGCCGGGTGACGCGGGGTACGCGCTGGAGACGCAGAACCGGCCGGTCTTCCCCGGCGCGCCCGGCATGGAGACGTTCGTCCACGAGATCGCGCATCAGTGGTTCGGGGTGTCCGTCACGCCGGGGAGCTGGCGGGACATGTGGCTCAGCGAGGGGCTGGCGACGTACGCCGAGTGGCTGTGGACGGAGGACGAGGGCGGGGCGACGGCGGAGGAGACGTTCCGGGAGCTGTACGACCACGGTGCGGACGTGTACGAGGACCTGTGGGACTTCCCGCCGGCGAAGCCGCCGGGGGCCGCGCACATCTCCGACGCGCCGGTCTACCAGCGGGGCGCGATGGTCGTCCACCGTGTCCGGCAGGCCCTCCACGACGACGACGCCTTCTACGACCTGCTGCGGGGGTGGGCGGCGGCCCGTCGCCATGGCAACGCCCGCACGGAGGACTTCACGGCGTTCGTCGAGAAGCGGGCGCCGGACGTGGACTTCGACGGGATCTGGTCGCAGTGGCTGTACGGGGAGGGCCGGCCGCCGCGCCCGTGA
- a CDS encoding pentapeptide repeat-containing protein yields MARTGAGRTGGTGGAGGRAGAAVKRARRPEVRLPELEPYGGGGLEPDGDYDGVEWRELDLAGQDGGGARFMDCALTGCALDGTRLRHARFLDSVLTGLRGVGTDLAEATLRDVELRDARLGGTQLYGAVLERVVVRGGKIDYLNLRQARLRDVVFEGSVLVEPDFGGARLERVEFVDCALRSADFTAATLTDVDLRGAVELGLAGGVDRLSGAVISAGQLLDLAPVLAAELGIRVEG; encoded by the coding sequence ATGGCGAGGACTGGGGCCGGCAGGACCGGCGGGACGGGCGGGGCCGGCGGCAGGGCGGGCGCCGCGGTGAAGAGGGCGCGGCGGCCCGAGGTGCGGCTGCCGGAGCTGGAGCCGTACGGGGGCGGAGGGCTGGAGCCCGACGGGGACTACGACGGCGTGGAGTGGCGTGAGCTGGACCTCGCCGGGCAGGACGGCGGAGGCGCGCGCTTCATGGACTGCGCGCTGACCGGCTGTGCGCTGGACGGGACGAGGCTGCGCCACGCGCGTTTCCTGGACTCGGTGCTGACCGGTCTGCGGGGGGTCGGCACGGACCTGGCGGAGGCGACCCTGCGGGACGTGGAGCTGCGGGACGCGCGGCTGGGCGGGACCCAGCTGTACGGCGCCGTGCTGGAGCGGGTGGTGGTGCGCGGCGGCAAGATCGACTACCTGAATCTGCGCCAGGCGCGGTTGCGGGACGTCGTCTTCGAGGGGTCTGTGCTGGTCGAGCCCGATTTCGGCGGGGCCCGGCTGGAGCGGGTCGAGTTCGTGGACTGTGCCCTGCGGTCGGCGGATTTCACGGCGGCGACGCTGACGGACGTGGATCTGCGGGGTGCGGTGGAACTGGGCCTCGCGGGGGGTGTGGACCGGTTGTCGGGGGCGGTGATCAGTGCGGGGCAACTGCTGGATCTGGCGCCGGTGCTGGCGGCGGAGCTGGGGATCAGGGTGGAGGGCTGA
- a CDS encoding rhomboid-like protein: MKRLTGVSRVRRAVWAYVRRAPGTYVWLAVLFVTTVALHHMSPEFEREFLRQRSTNIHELSRHPVRVLVASAMWIDGGHWVPYVALYSVFHAQAERWLGTARWLAVCAAAHVLATLISEGALALAIQDGLAPRSSADTLDVGVSYALAGVAGVLVHRIGSPWRYGYLAGLLVFFGAPLTAAPTFTDFGHFLSVLVGLACYPLVRGRERERVRDPQGTGTGPGTGTGAAPPGGVRP, from the coding sequence GTGAAGCGGCTCACGGGGGTCTCACGGGTTCGGCGGGCGGTGTGGGCGTATGTGCGCCGGGCGCCCGGCACCTATGTGTGGCTGGCCGTCCTGTTCGTCACCACGGTGGCGCTGCACCACATGTCCCCGGAGTTCGAGCGGGAGTTTCTGCGGCAGCGGTCGACGAACATCCATGAGCTGTCGCGGCACCCGGTGCGCGTGCTGGTGGCGAGCGCGATGTGGATCGACGGCGGGCACTGGGTGCCGTACGTGGCGCTGTACTCCGTCTTCCACGCGCAGGCCGAGCGATGGCTCGGGACGGCCCGGTGGCTCGCGGTGTGCGCGGCCGCGCACGTGCTGGCCACGCTGATCAGCGAGGGCGCGCTGGCGCTGGCGATCCAGGACGGGCTGGCGCCGCGGTCGTCGGCCGACACCCTGGACGTGGGGGTGAGCTACGCGCTGGCCGGGGTGGCGGGGGTGCTGGTCCACCGGATCGGCTCGCCGTGGCGGTACGGGTACCTGGCGGGCCTGCTCGTCTTCTTCGGCGCTCCGCTCACCGCCGCGCCGACCTTCACCGACTTCGGGCACTTCCTGTCCGTGCTCGTCGGGCTGGCGTGTTATCCCCTGGTCAGGGGCCGGGAGCGGGAACGGGTGCGGGATCCGCAGGGGACGGGGACGGGTCCCGGTACGGGTACGGGGGCGGCTCCGCCGGGTGGCGTCCGGCCGTGA
- a CDS encoding ABC transporter ATP-binding protein, with protein MATVTFDKATRVYPGSTKPAVDGLDIEIADGEFLVLVGPSGCGKSTSLRMLAGLEDVNGGAIRIGDRDVTHLPPKDRDIAMVFQNYALYPHMTVADNMGFALKIAGVNKAEIRQKVEEAAKILDLTEYLDRKPKALSGGQRQRVAMGRAIVREPQVFLMDEPLSNLDAKLRVSTRTQIASLQRRLGITTVYVTHDQVEALTMGDRVAVLKDGLLQQVDTPRNMYDRPANLFVAGFIGSPAMNLVEVPIADGGVKFGNSVVPVQRDALSAATDKTVTVGVRPEHFDVAGPDGDQGLAVVVNVVEELGSDAFVYGTAKVGAESKDLVVRVGGRDVPEKGSTLHVVPRAGETHVFSTSTGARLSD; from the coding sequence ATGGCCACTGTCACTTTCGACAAGGCGACCCGGGTCTACCCGGGTTCCACCAAGCCCGCCGTCGACGGACTGGACATCGAGATCGCGGACGGCGAGTTCCTCGTCCTGGTCGGTCCGTCCGGTTGCGGCAAGTCCACCTCGCTCCGGATGCTCGCGGGGCTCGAGGACGTCAACGGCGGCGCCATCCGCATCGGTGACCGCGACGTGACGCACCTGCCGCCGAAGGACCGGGACATCGCCATGGTGTTCCAGAACTACGCGCTGTACCCGCACATGACGGTCGCCGACAACATGGGCTTCGCGCTCAAGATCGCCGGCGTCAACAAGGCGGAGATCCGGCAGAAGGTCGAGGAGGCGGCGAAGATCCTCGACCTCACCGAGTACCTGGACCGCAAGCCGAAGGCCCTCTCCGGCGGTCAGCGCCAGCGTGTGGCGATGGGCCGCGCGATCGTGCGTGAGCCGCAGGTCTTCCTCATGGACGAGCCGCTGTCGAACCTGGACGCCAAGCTCCGCGTCTCCACGCGTACGCAGATCGCCTCGCTCCAGCGCCGCCTCGGCATCACCACCGTCTACGTCACCCACGACCAGGTCGAGGCGCTGACCATGGGCGACCGGGTGGCAGTCCTCAAGGACGGTCTGCTCCAGCAGGTCGACACCCCGCGCAACATGTACGACCGTCCGGCGAACCTGTTCGTGGCCGGGTTCATCGGCTCCCCGGCGATGAACCTCGTCGAGGTGCCGATCGCCGACGGCGGCGTGAAGTTCGGCAACTCGGTGGTGCCGGTGCAGCGTGACGCGCTGTCCGCGGCCACCGACAAGACGGTCACCGTCGGCGTCCGCCCGGAGCACTTCGACGTGGCCGGCCCCGACGGCGACCAGGGTCTCGCGGTCGTGGTGAACGTGGTCGAGGAGCTCGGCTCGGACGCGTTCGTGTACGGCACCGCCAAGGTCGGCGCCGAGTCGAAGGACCTCGTGGTCCGCGTCGGCGGGCGTGACGTCCCGGAGAAGGGCAGCACGCTGCACGTCGTCCCGCGCGCGGGCGAGACCCACGTGTTCTCGACGTCGACGGGCGCGCGTCTGTCGGACTGA
- a CDS encoding nucleotidyltransferase family protein, whose protein sequence is MTDPHAASRPTQAVILAGGQGSRLRPYTDDRPKPMVEIPGTGTPIIGHQLSWLAEEGVTDVVVSCGHLAEVLQDWLKSADLPVAVTTVVETEPLGRGGGLKYAAARLPHPDRSWYATNGDIWTRFSLREMADFHTERDAMATLALARPRIPWGAVQTDGFGHITDFIEAPPTTNEINAGVYVFSPEFAGLLPERGDHERTTFPHLARERRLAGFPIPQGAYWRAIDTAKDLTEAAKELAAARR, encoded by the coding sequence ATGACCGATCCGCATGCCGCGTCCCGCCCCACGCAAGCCGTCATCCTGGCCGGTGGCCAGGGGTCCCGGCTGCGTCCGTACACCGACGACCGGCCGAAGCCGATGGTCGAGATCCCCGGGACGGGGACGCCGATCATCGGTCATCAGCTGAGCTGGCTCGCCGAGGAGGGCGTGACCGACGTCGTCGTGTCCTGCGGCCATCTCGCCGAGGTCCTCCAGGACTGGCTGAAGTCCGCCGACCTGCCGGTGGCGGTGACGACCGTCGTGGAGACGGAGCCGCTGGGCCGCGGCGGCGGTCTGAAGTACGCGGCCGCGCGCCTCCCGCACCCGGACCGGTCCTGGTACGCCACCAACGGCGACATCTGGACGCGCTTCTCGCTGCGCGAGATGGCCGACTTCCACACCGAGCGTGACGCCATGGCGACGCTCGCGCTGGCCCGTCCGCGGATTCCGTGGGGCGCGGTGCAGACCGACGGGTTCGGTCACATCACCGACTTCATCGAGGCGCCGCCCACGACGAACGAGATCAACGCGGGCGTGTACGTCTTCTCGCCGGAGTTCGCCGGGCTGCTGCCGGAGCGCGGCGATCACGAGCGGACGACGTTCCCGCATCTGGCCCGGGAGCGGCGGCTGGCCGGGTTCCCGATCCCGCAGGGGGCGTACTGGCGGGCCATCGACACGGCCAAGGACCTGACCGAGGCGGCCAAGGAACTGGCCGCGGCCCGCCGCTGA